Proteins from one Chitinophaga oryzae genomic window:
- a CDS encoding tetratricopeptide repeat protein yields the protein MAVLIQRAQLLLQQGRYQDALTTLKQHLSTSANDIEALFLLAICYLEMGKTDEGEQVVNNALSFAPDDDRFLYLKARIALNKNQYSEALQAISEAVAIHPYQADYFGMWSQILLFKKDYPGALQKAQEGLAIDPENLVCLNLRSNALFNLGKKEEAFSDLHEALEHNPENAYTHANLGWKWLEAGDHRKALEHFRESLKLDPNQQWAKSGMVQAMKARYWLYRQFLNYAFFMGRQKAGMQWLIIVGIFIFTQIASKVFFPLYVLLALVALSTWLIAPVSNLFLRLNPYGRYALTPQQMKVSTMVGCLLAVALLAAAAYWITAIPGLLSVAICSGVLLLPVSSMYTPESKKSRNIFRIYTLSLAVIGLLGVIFAFITNDYANIFVAVMLIGVFLYQLLANYIISRE from the coding sequence ATGGCTGTACTCATTCAGCGTGCCCAGTTGCTGCTGCAACAAGGGCGTTACCAGGATGCGCTGACTACCCTGAAACAACATCTCAGTACCAGCGCCAACGATATAGAAGCGCTCTTCCTGCTGGCCATCTGCTATCTCGAGATGGGTAAAACAGATGAAGGGGAACAGGTGGTTAACAACGCGCTGAGCTTCGCACCGGACGACGACCGCTTCCTGTATCTGAAAGCGAGGATAGCACTCAATAAAAACCAGTACAGCGAAGCGCTGCAGGCTATCAGTGAAGCGGTGGCCATCCACCCCTACCAGGCGGATTACTTTGGGATGTGGAGCCAGATACTGTTGTTTAAGAAAGATTACCCCGGCGCCCTCCAAAAAGCGCAGGAAGGGCTGGCTATTGACCCGGAGAACCTGGTATGCCTGAACCTCCGGTCCAATGCGCTGTTTAACCTTGGCAAAAAAGAAGAGGCGTTTTCTGATTTACATGAAGCGCTGGAACATAATCCTGAAAATGCCTATACCCACGCCAATTTGGGCTGGAAGTGGCTGGAGGCCGGCGATCACCGCAAGGCGCTGGAACATTTCCGGGAGTCGCTGAAACTGGACCCTAACCAGCAATGGGCCAAGAGTGGCATGGTGCAGGCAATGAAAGCGCGTTACTGGCTGTACCGCCAGTTCCTGAACTATGCCTTTTTTATGGGAAGGCAAAAAGCCGGGATGCAATGGCTGATCATCGTCGGCATCTTTATTTTCACGCAGATCGCCAGTAAAGTGTTCTTCCCGCTGTATGTGCTGCTGGCGCTGGTGGCGTTGTCTACCTGGCTGATTGCACCGGTGAGCAACCTGTTCCTGCGGTTGAACCCTTACGGCCGTTATGCCCTCACACCGCAGCAAATGAAAGTCTCCACCATGGTAGGCTGCCTGCTGGCGGTGGCGCTGCTGGCTGCTGCTGCCTACTGGATAACCGCCATTCCCGGCCTGCTGTCTGTTGCTATCTGTTCCGGCGTACTGTTGCTGCCGGTGTCAAGTATGTATACACCGGAATCCAAAAAGAGCAGGAACATCTTTCGTATTTATACCCTGTCGCTGGCTGTTATCGGGCTTTTAGGGGTCATCTTCGCTTTCATCACCAACGACTACGCCAATATATTCGTGGCCGTTATGCTGATCGGGGTATTCCTGTACCAGCTGCTGGCGAATTATATTATCTCCCGCGAGTAA
- the gyrB gene encoding DNA topoisomerase (ATP-hydrolyzing) subunit B, protein MSEELVQATSPSSNYDAGSIQVLEGLEAVRKRPAMYIGDIGIKGLHHLVYEVVDNSIDEALAGYCKNIEVTICEDNSIRVKDDGRGIPTGIHPKEGRSALEVVMTVLHAGGKFDKNTYKVSGGLHGVGVSCVNALSTRLHVTVQTEGKLFEQEYHRGIPQYAVREIGVSETTGTTVHFKPDSEIFNETTYNREILAGRLRELAYLNRKIRITLSDEREKDEEGNIFSETFYSEGGIREFIQMLDKNGRRNPLLPTPIYVETHDAASNVAVEVALVYNDAFSENIFSYVNNINTIEGGTHVAGFRRAITRVFKAYGDKNKLFEKSKVEVTGDDFREGLSAIISVKVPEPQFEGQTKTKLGNSDVMGVVDSSVAAVLDAFLEENPREAKTVINKVVLAAQAREAARKARQLVQRKSVMTGSGLPGKLADCSDNDPVKCELFLVEGDSAGGTAKQGRNRNFQAILPLRGKILNVEKAMEHKIYEDNEIKNIFTALGVTIGTEEDDKALNLSKLRYHKLIIMTDADVDGSHIATLILTFVFRYMKAMVEQGYVYIAQPPLYLVKKGKEQIYAWTEEQRKAATIQLAAGGKEDSVNVQRYKGLGEMNAEQLWDTTMDPEKRTLKQVTIESAAEADRVFSMLMGDEVPPRRAFIESHAKYAKIDA, encoded by the coding sequence ATGAGCGAAGAATTAGTGCAAGCAACCAGCCCCAGCAGCAACTATGATGCGGGGAGTATTCAGGTATTGGAAGGACTGGAAGCGGTGCGCAAGCGTCCGGCCATGTATATTGGCGACATTGGCATCAAAGGGCTTCACCACCTGGTATATGAAGTCGTGGACAACTCCATTGACGAAGCCCTGGCTGGCTACTGCAAAAATATCGAAGTAACGATCTGCGAGGATAACTCTATCCGGGTAAAGGATGACGGCCGTGGTATCCCCACCGGTATTCACCCGAAAGAAGGACGCTCCGCCCTGGAGGTGGTAATGACCGTGCTCCATGCCGGCGGTAAATTTGACAAAAACACCTATAAAGTATCCGGCGGTCTGCACGGGGTGGGTGTCAGCTGCGTAAACGCACTGAGTACCCGGCTGCATGTGACCGTACAAACGGAAGGCAAACTGTTTGAGCAGGAATACCACCGCGGTATCCCGCAGTACGCGGTACGGGAGATCGGGGTCAGCGAGACTACCGGTACCACTGTACACTTCAAACCGGATAGCGAAATTTTCAACGAAACGACCTACAACCGGGAAATCCTGGCCGGCCGTTTAAGGGAACTGGCTTACCTGAACCGTAAGATCCGCATTACCCTGTCCGACGAACGCGAAAAAGACGAAGAAGGCAACATCTTCTCCGAAACTTTCTACAGCGAAGGCGGTATCCGCGAATTTATCCAGATGCTGGATAAAAACGGCCGCCGTAACCCGCTGCTGCCTACGCCTATTTACGTGGAAACCCACGACGCGGCGTCTAACGTGGCGGTAGAAGTAGCGCTGGTATACAACGACGCTTTCAGTGAGAACATCTTCTCCTACGTTAATAACATCAACACCATCGAAGGCGGTACACACGTGGCCGGTTTCCGCCGCGCCATCACCCGTGTGTTCAAAGCTTACGGCGATAAAAACAAACTGTTCGAGAAGTCCAAGGTAGAAGTAACCGGCGACGACTTCCGCGAAGGCCTCAGCGCTATCATCAGCGTGAAAGTGCCTGAACCGCAGTTTGAAGGCCAGACCAAAACCAAACTCGGTAACTCCGATGTAATGGGTGTGGTAGACAGCTCCGTAGCTGCCGTACTGGACGCTTTCCTTGAGGAAAATCCCCGCGAAGCAAAAACCGTGATCAACAAGGTGGTGCTGGCAGCACAGGCCCGTGAAGCGGCCCGTAAGGCCCGTCAGCTGGTACAGCGTAAAAGCGTGATGACCGGCAGCGGCCTCCCCGGTAAACTGGCAGACTGCTCCGACAACGATCCTGTAAAATGTGAACTGTTCCTGGTCGAAGGTGACTCGGCGGGTGGTACGGCCAAACAAGGCCGCAACCGTAACTTCCAGGCCATCCTGCCACTCCGTGGTAAGATCCTCAACGTGGAAAAAGCCATGGAACACAAGATCTATGAAGACAACGAGATCAAAAATATCTTCACCGCCCTGGGCGTAACCATCGGCACCGAAGAAGACGACAAAGCCCTGAACCTCTCCAAACTCCGCTATCACAAGCTGATCATCATGACGGATGCGGACGTGGACGGTAGCCACATCGCCACCCTGATCCTTACCTTCGTGTTCCGCTACATGAAAGCCATGGTGGAACAAGGTTATGTGTACATCGCACAACCACCGCTGTACCTCGTTAAAAAAGGCAAGGAGCAGATCTACGCCTGGACAGAAGAACAGCGTAAGGCCGCTACTATCCAACTGGCTGCCGGCGGTAAAGAAGACAGCGTAAACGTACAGCGTTATAAAGGTCTCGGTGAGATGAACGCAGAACAACTGTGGGATACTACCATGGACCCCGAAAAACGCACCCTGAAACAGGTAACCATTGAAAGCGCCGCAGAAGCCGACCGCGTGTTCAGCATGCTCATGGGCGACGAGGTACCTCCGCGCAGGGCGTTTATCGAATCACATGCGAAATACGCGAAGATCGACGCATAA
- a CDS encoding ATP-binding protein, translated as MSSEVVKQLQEAVQFSPENVPLRLHLAQVLLQDYDYVQAEEQYRKVLELSPDHTAAQLGLARTFYHQQKYSAAIVVLEQLEHHEPDHFDALLLHCRILVRENSLQAARDIYQHLLQLNPGFRDEALDAQFRLPQQQASVSFEEEDDELAEDPDKVFTLEKPDMNFSDVGGMEREKQEIDLKIIKPLQFPDLYKAYGKKAGGGILLYGPPGCGKTYLAKATAGQIQAEFINVGIHDVLDMWIGNSEKNLHALFELARQRKPCVLFFDEVDALGANRTSMRNSGASHLINQFLAEMDGIAANNENVLIIGATNAPWSLDPAFRRPGRFDRIIFVAPPDTDGRESILQLQLRNKPVSDVDYKALAKATAGYSGADLKAIVDLAIEDKLLEALQKGVPQPISQKELVKAIKSHKPTTREWFNTARNYALYSNEAGLYDDVLKYLDIKK; from the coding sequence ATGTCATCGGAAGTAGTCAAACAATTACAGGAAGCAGTGCAGTTTTCACCGGAAAATGTGCCGTTGCGCCTGCACCTGGCCCAGGTGCTGTTGCAGGATTATGATTATGTGCAGGCGGAAGAACAGTACCGTAAGGTACTGGAGCTGTCGCCGGACCATACCGCCGCCCAGCTGGGGCTGGCCCGTACCTTCTACCATCAGCAAAAATATTCCGCTGCCATCGTTGTACTGGAACAACTGGAACATCATGAGCCGGACCATTTTGATGCCCTCCTGCTGCATTGCCGTATCCTGGTAAGGGAAAACTCCCTGCAGGCGGCCAGAGATATTTACCAGCACCTGTTGCAGCTCAATCCAGGCTTCCGCGACGAAGCCCTCGACGCGCAGTTCCGTCTGCCACAACAACAAGCCTCCGTCTCTTTTGAAGAAGAAGACGATGAACTGGCGGAAGACCCGGATAAAGTCTTCACGCTGGAAAAACCGGATATGAATTTCTCCGACGTGGGGGGTATGGAAAGGGAAAAACAGGAGATAGACCTGAAAATCATCAAGCCGCTGCAGTTCCCCGATTTATATAAAGCCTACGGTAAGAAAGCCGGTGGCGGCATCCTGCTTTATGGCCCTCCGGGCTGCGGAAAAACCTACCTGGCCAAAGCCACAGCCGGACAAATACAGGCGGAATTTATCAATGTCGGCATCCACGATGTGCTGGACATGTGGATCGGCAATAGTGAAAAGAACCTGCATGCGCTCTTTGAACTGGCCCGCCAGCGTAAGCCCTGCGTGCTCTTCTTCGATGAAGTAGATGCACTCGGCGCCAATCGTACCTCTATGCGCAACAGCGGCGCCAGCCACCTGATCAACCAGTTCCTGGCGGAAATGGATGGTATCGCCGCCAATAACGAGAACGTGCTGATCATCGGCGCCACCAACGCGCCCTGGAGCCTCGATCCGGCTTTCCGCCGCCCCGGCCGTTTTGACCGCATTATCTTCGTGGCCCCTCCCGATACGGACGGCCGCGAGTCTATCCTGCAGCTGCAACTCCGCAATAAGCCCGTCTCCGACGTGGATTATAAAGCCCTGGCGAAAGCCACGGCCGGCTATTCCGGCGCCGACCTGAAAGCCATCGTGGACCTCGCCATAGAAGACAAGCTGCTGGAGGCGCTGCAGAAAGGAGTACCACAACCTATATCGCAAAAAGAACTGGTGAAAGCCATCAAATCTCATAAGCCCACTACGCGGGAATGGTTTAACACCGCCCGCAATTATGCCTTGTATTCCAATGAGGCCGGCCTGTACGACGATGTGCTGAAATACCTGGATATAAAGAAATAA